A genome region from Bemisia tabaci chromosome 3, PGI_BMITA_v3 includes the following:
- the LOC109030515 gene encoding ionotropic receptor 21a-like: MVTNDHGNSAIMKPAHSAHSKVVLWSKGGRSVTPASKLDIPKVIFDTFRFFLSSPPPKCLIIGSTSERILVTSILVFTIVITSSFQGNLVRFLSVPVYYPDIDNLKQLEKSPLLIWTSSLSWRDIFYSDPILWGLAKKVHRWKSEQDMHDSDGYYAGFQRINVHSYKYFKDVVLTGLKNNATRTLHTLSQNLITYYLAYIVIKDSPYRSRIDSLIGRMDQSGLVTKWSADVIKYTLETYRTVEDRRAKREKVFTVQDLSASFIVLGAGVCVASVVFLGEVLLQYWRYRKFKRVLVPDSKVPEDETFLQVQRNERKQDLAPRTGFEFLH, translated from the exons ATGGTGACAAATGATCATGGTAATTCTGCGATAATGAAACCAGCTCACTCTGCACATTCAAAAGTCGTGCTTTGGTCAAAAGGAGGTCGGTCAGTGACACCGGCCTCTAAATTGGATATTCCCAAAGTAATTTTTGACACCTTTAGATTTTTCTTATCATCGCCTCCCCCAAAATGTCTTATCATCGGATCGACCTCTGAACGGATTCTCGTCACGTCGATTCTCGTCTTTACTATCGTGATAACGAGCTCGTTTCAGGGTAATTTGGTCAGATTTTTGAGCGTCCCTGTCTACTATCCGGACATCGATAACCTCAAACAGTTGGAAAAGTCCCCGCTCTTGATTTGGACCTCGTCGCTGAGCTGGAGGGACATCTTCTACAGTGACCCGATCCTTTGGGGTCTCGCAAAAAAG GTTCACCGGTGGAAGTCGGAGCAAGACATGCACGACTCGGACGGGTACTACGCGGGCTTCCAACGGATCAACGTCCACTCGTACAAGTACTTCAAAGACGTCGTCCTCACGGGTCTCAAGAACAACGCCACGCGCACCCTCCACACCCTCTCGCAGAACCTCATCACCTACTACCTGGCCTACATCGTCATCAAGGACTCGCCGTACCGCTCCCGCATCGACTCCCTCATCGGACGCATGGACCAGTCCGGCCTCGTCACCAAGTGGTCCGCCGACGTCATCAAGTACACCCTGGAGACCTACCGCACCGTCGAGGACCGTCGCGCTAAGAGGGAAAAGGTCTTCACCGTCCAGGACCTCTCTGCGTCCTTCATCGTCCTGGGAGCCGGCGTTTGCGTCGCCAGTGTTGTGTTTCTCGGGGAGGTCTTGTTGCAGTATTGGAGGTATCGGAAATTTAAACGGGTCTTAGTGCCGGACAGTAAAGTGCCTGAAGATGAGACGTTTTTGCAGGTTCAGAGGAACGAGCGGAAACAGGATCTTGCTCCGAGGACcggttttgaatttttgcattgA